The window GGAAATTACGGCGGGGCCTGGCAAGCGCAGCGGGAAGAGTTTGAGAAGTTCCCCGGAGCGATCCTGATGACTACCAATTGTATTCAGAAACCCAAGAACTCGTATCAAGGCCGGATCTTCACCAGCGGCTTGGTTGCCTGGCCCGGAGTGACCCATATTCAAAACCGCGATTTCGCGCCGGTGATCCAAGCGGCGCTCCGCGAACCTGGCTTCGACCATGATGAACCGGAAAAAACGATTATGGTGGGGTTTGCCCGGAACGCGGTGTTGGGAGTCGCCGGTAAGATCGTCGACATGGTCAAGCGGAAGGCGATTCGCCATTTCTTCCTGGTCGGAGGCTGCGACGGAGCCAAGCCGGGCCGGGATTACTATACCCAGTTTGCCATGCAGGTACCCAAAGATTGCGTGATTCTCACCTTGGCCTGCGGAAAGTACCGCTTCAACAAACTGGATTTCGGTTCGATCGAAGGGATCCCCCGGTTACTCGATATCGGGCAGTGTAACGATGCTTATTCGGCGATCAAAATCGCAGTGGCTTTGGCCGAAGCCTTTCAGGTGGATGTCAACGATCTGCCGCTGTCGCTGGTGCTTTCCTGGTACGAACAGAAAGCAATCTGTATTTTGCTGACCTTGCTGCACCTGGGGATCAAAAACATCCGGATCGGTCCCAGCTTGCCGGCGTTTATCACTCCAGCAGCCTATCAGGTCTTGAAGGAGAAATTCAACCTTTTGCCGATCACCACGCCGGAGCGGGATCTAGCGGAGATTCTGGGCACAGTTCCGGCCGGTACCTGACGGAATGGAGGGCAATCCTCCATTCCGTCCTTGTTTCAGTGTTTGACCTTATTCCACCCCGTTGGATGATGAGCCAAACTGCGCTCCCGGCAATCACGAGCAGGATTGCCAGCCGGACTCAATGATTGAAACGCCGCCATCCTGTCAAAAATAGTTCCCAGTTCCGGCCGAATAACCGTCCCAGCGCTACCAGCAAACTAAAAAATACCAGGTTGCTGCCGAAAATGCCGCTTAGTGACTGGAAAGGCCGCAACCGGAACATCCCGCAGCTGAGAATGGAGCAGAAGCTTATACCGGGAACTAATTTTCCTACGAAGACCGTCCAAATTCCATATTTTTCAAACCACACAAGGCTTTTGTGATAAGCGGGCCTGGGTTACCAAGCGTTTTAACGAGGTGTTGAAGATCAGCGCTTCGCCATAACGCAATCCTAAAGCATAATGGATGGCGCCGCCTCCGCTAAAAAAGATCAAAAACAGCAGCCAAGGTTGGTCGCTGATGGAGAATACCTGGTTGACTAAACCGTGCATCGTTCCTCCGTTTGGATCATGCATCCCATCAAAGCAGGTTAAAAGCCATGTGATAAAGTCCTTTGATTCGAAGTCATCCTTTCAGTGGACTAAAAAACGACTTTATCACTTGCTTTTCTGATCTTTTTTGTTCACCCTGGTCTTCGGACAGGGTTTATCACAATGCGTTTAATATGCCATCTTTTTGCCGGATTTCGGCTGAAATTGCAGCAAAAGCTGCAAAATTTAACAAAGATATAATATGAAATCCTACAAATATCGTAAGATAATCCATGTTCACGGAGCAGAGGAGATGTTAAAGTATAAGCGCTATCGCTTTTTGTGAAAAATTTAGCGATTCAGCACAGTAATATATTCTAAAAACTCTAAAACAAAAAAGGATTGAGCAGCATGAAAATGATTTTACGTTGGTTTGGCGAGGGAGATGACAGCGTCGCGTTGTGGCAGATCCGTCAGATCCCGGGAGTCTCGGGGATCGCCGGCGCGTTACAGGACATTCCCGTCGGCGAGGTCTGGCCGCAGGAACGGATCGACGCTCTGAAGAGCCAGGTTAATCAGGCGGGTCTGGAGATGGAAGTGATCGAAAGCGTCAATATTCATGACGATATCAAACTCGGCGTCGCTTCCCGGGACCAATACATCGAGAATTACCGGCAGACCATCCGCAATCTGGGTAAAGCCGGCGTCAAGGTGATCTGCTACAATTTCATGCCGGTATTTGACTGGACCCGTTCCGATCTGGCCAAACCGTTGGCGGACGGCTCCACGGTTCTCTCCTATGAGGAACGGCTGATTCCCAAAGATCCGCTGAAGATGATGGAAGAGATTGAACGGAACGCCAATGGCTTTTCGATGCCCGGTTGGGAACCCGAACGTCTCAAAGAGTTGAAGCTGTTGTTTGAGAAGTATGCCGGCGTGGATGCGGAAAAGCTCACCGCCAACCTGAAATATTTCCTGGAAGCGGTCATTCCGGTCTGTGAGGAAGCGGACGTGAAGATGGCGATCCATCCCGACGACCCGGCGTGGCCTATCTTTGGATTGCCGCGGATCGTCAACTCCCGGGAGAATCTGATGACCCTTGTCAAGCTGGTGGACAGCCCGTATAACGGCTTGACGCTTTGCACCGGTTCGCTGGGTTCCAATCCGGAGAATAATGTTCCGGAGATCATCCGCGAATTCAGCGCCATGGGCCGGATCCATTTCGCCCATGTCCGGAACATCAAGATCGAGGGCTATCGCAATTTCCATGAAGTTTCCCACCTGTCGAGCGATGGCTCGCTGGATATGTTCGCGATCATGAAAGCACTGTATGATACCGGTTTCCAAGGATATATCCGGCCGGATCACGGCCGGATGATCTGGGGTGAAAAAGCCCGTCCGGGTTATGGCCTCTACGATCGGGCGCTCGGCGTCACCTATCTGAATGGCCTATGGGAAGCTCTTACCAAGATGTCTCCCCGCTAATCGGTCGCTCGCCGGAATAGCAGGCTTGCTTTTTGTAAAAATTATGAAGCAAATCCCTATAAGCCCCGGAGTTACCGTAGCCGATGATCAGATGGGTGATCCGTGATGGAGATTTTTCATGGTTATTGTCCGGATGAAAAGGTTCATCCCAGGAATCCGTTGGAGAATATCTTTCCTCATTTTACCCATATTGTGGATCGCAGTTCGACGCCGCAATGGAAATTGGCTCCGGCCTGCCACCCGCCCCACAACCTGATCTTGATTTATGATGGGGCGGCGGTCTATGGCAGCCGTGATTCGGGGATTGAATACCAAGCGGTTCCGGGCGATTTGATCTATTTTCGCGCTGGCGAGTTCCGTTGGGGCAATACCTTCCCGGATCGCCTCATGAAGTGTTACGCGGTGGATTTTTTCTATACTTGCCCGATCTGGAAGGTTGGTCATTGGGAAATGACCGAGCCCCCGTTGCCGTTGGAAACTTTCCAGCGGATCGACGACCGCTATGTGTATCATCAGCTGTTGACGCTGTTTAAGGAGTTGACCAATAGCTGGACGGCGGGCCGCCCCAACCGGATTATGGAGTGCCGCTCGCTATTTATCGAGATCATCAGCCTATTGCTGCTCTGGAAATCCGGCAACGGGGCCAATTTTGTCCAGGTGCAGAAGGTCGATCAGGTCATCCGCCATATGATGGAACACTATGCGGAAAACCTGTCGTTGCGCGATCTCAGTGCGCTGGTCCGGATCAGCCCGTCGTACTTGGGGAACATCTTTAAAAAAGTCACCGGTCGTTCGCCCATCGACTACTTGATCGAGATCCGCCTGGGCAAGGCCAAGGAAATGCTGCGCGACGGTCACCCGGTGCTGGAAGTGGCTGCCAAAACCGGCTTTAACGACGCGTTCTATTTCAGCAAATGTTTTAAGGAACGGGAAGGGATCCCGCCGTCCCATTTCGCCGCCGGTTCCCGGCTGGAACGGGAGTGAAACGGGAAGAGCGGGAGAGCACAAACCCTGTCCAATGAATTATGAAGCTTCCGCAATGTTTTTCATGTTACCAGATTGAATACGAATCGGACCGCGGGTTTAGGACTCGCGGTTTTTTGTTTGCCGGGTAGCAACTGAAAAAATGAGGTTAATAAAAAGTTACCGATTGACAAATTTTCTACGGCGCGATATCTTAATGATAGAAAACGTTTTCGCGAAATCGTTTTCTAATTGAGTAAACCATATATCTTAATATCTGGCCGCTTTATTAAATAGGCTTCTAACCTTAGGGGGTGCCTCCAATCGATACATTGAAAAAGATCAGCATCAAGGATGTGGCGAAAGCAGCCGGGGTCTCAATTACCACGGTTTCCCGGGTGTTGAATAATTCATACCCGGTCAATGAACAGACCAAGCAGAAGGTGCTGGAGACGGTCGACAAACTGAATTTTCAGCCTAATGCCATCGCCCGGGGACTGGTCAGCAAGAAAACCCATACCATCGGGATCTCCGTCCCGTACATCACCAATATGTTCTTTACCGAAGTCGTGCAAGGAATCGCCGATCAGCTGAAACGGATCGGTTATAGCTTGATCTTATCGCATACCCAAGGCGACGGCGACGAGGAGATGAAAGTGATTCAAAACTTTCTCAACCGGCAGGTGGATGGGATCATTATCATGGATCCGTTCATCGAATCGGTGTCGCCGGAATTTTACCGGGAGATTCACGCCCAGATTCCCACGGTGATTGTCAACAAATATTTTTCCAGTGATGAGTTGGTTTTTGTGATCAACGATGAGGAGCAGGGGGCCTATGAGGGAACCGATTACCTGCTGCGCCTGGGTCACCGCAAACTGGTATTCGTCAGCGGCTTCGACGGATATGCCAGCAATGTCAAGCGGGCGGGCTTCATGAAAGCCTTGGCCCACCACCGGATCCCCGACGAAGATTATCTGATCCTGGAAGGGGATTTTACCAGTGAGGGGACCTATCGCTTGTTGCGGAAAGAGCTGAAGCGGCTCAAAAACTACAGTGCGATCTTCTGCGCCAATGACCTGATGGCCATCGGGGCGATGAAAGCGTTGCGGTCCCAAGGGTACCAGGTCCCACAGGACTTTTCGGTGCTCGGATTCGACAATATCGGGATCTCTTCCTTGTTCATCCCCGGGATCACCACGGTATCGCAGAACATTTACGACTTGGGGAGAGTCTCCGGCCAGACCATCATCAAGCTCCTGGAAGGAAAGAAAGTGCCGTCGCGGCATGTTCTAAAGACCAGCCTGGTCATACGGGAGTCATGCCAGGAGGTGAAGTGATCCGGAAGCGAAGGTTGGCATGGCGATCGGTATTCCGGCGGAGCAATCTTCGGCGGATGCGATAAAAAGAGAAAAAAGAGGAGGAGTTGTTGTGTTCAAAAAAATCTTGTTTTTCGGCATCATCTTTTGCATGGCTTTGACCGGCTCGCTCGAAGTCTGGGGCAAGGCCCCGGCCCAGGTGACGCTCAATTTCGCCTATTGGGCCAGCGCCAGCGGTGAAGATGCCGCGTTTGACAGCTTGGTGGCAAAATTTCAGAAGAAGTACCCCAACATCGTCATTAATAAGCAAGGCGGACCCTTCAAGGACTACTATACCAAGTTGGAGACGCGGATCGCCGGCAATGACGCGCCGGATATCACCCGCATCCAATACCAGCAGATCGGCAGATACGCCTCCAACGGCGTGTTGCTGAACATTACCAACAAGCTGGGCAAGGACTACAATCAGGATTTTAACCCGGCGCTCTGGAACGCGGTATCCTACAGGAACGCCGTGTATGCGATTCCGCACCACACCGATACGCTGGCGGTTTTTTACAATAAAACGTTCTTTGATCAATTGGGAATCAAAGCTCCCGACAAGCTTGAGAACGCTTGGACCTGGGATGAGTTCCTGGCCGTCGCCAAGCGGCTAAAGAAGGAGAATAAGGCCCAATACGGCTTCGCCGTCAATTGGATCTATGGTAACGCCTACCGCTGGCTGCCGTTTTTGTACCAGAAAGGCGGCGCGGTCCTTTCTCCGAATCTCAAAAAGTGCGTGATCAACTCGCCGGAGGCGTTGGACGCGCTCAAGACCAGCGCCAGCTTTTTCAAGGAAGGTTTGGTCCCGGCGGGAACCAGCGTCAAAGGAACCGAGAACCTCAACATGCTCTTCGCCACCGGCGTTACCGGCATGCTGATCTCCGGCAACTGGGTGATTCCCTACTTTGAACAGAATATGACCAATTACAGCTATGGCGTCACTTATATGCCGCGCGGCAAGGCCATGGCCTCCGACCTCGGCGGCAACGCCTTGGCGGTCCTGAAAAAATCCAAACACCCCAAAGAGGCTCTGGCATTCGTCAAGTTTATGGCGGAAGAGGAGAACATGAAGGAATTCGTGGAAAAAGGAATGTTCCTGCCGGTCCGGAACAGCCTCTCCGGCGATAAGATGAACTATGCCATCAAGCCTGATCTGATGCGGCTCTTCGTCAACCAGGCCAAAACCATCCCCAATCACATGGCCAAGACCATCAGCCAGCCGAGCATGACCAAGATCAATAAGGTGCTTGCCGATGAGCTGGATCTGGTCTTCACGCAAGGCAAGGATGAGAAGGAAGCCTTGAAAACGATGCAAAGCCAGATCGAAAGGATCCTCAAGGAGAAGAACTGAAGCGGAACTTACGGAAGGTCTGCGGGAAGGAGTCGCAGACCTTCTGTTGCAAACGGAGCCCCGGACGCTCCAACGTTTGATCCGATCAAGAATTGAATGACTGTACTTGGAGGCGATCGCCCGATGTCGACGCAATCCGCCAGAACAGCGCGGACCCGGTTCAACTTTACCCCGTATCTGTTTCTGGCTCCCAATTTGATTCTGTTTCTTACGTTTATGTTCATTCCCATCGGCTATGCCTTTTATATCAGCCTGACCCAGTGGAGCCTGATCGGTTCGCCGCAATGGGTGGGATTGGCCAACTTCGTCCGGCTGTTGGGAGAACGCGAGTTCTGGATCAGCATGTGGAATACGCTCTATTATACGGTTACCACCGTGCCGGCCAGCATGTTTCTGGGTCTGCTCGGCGCCATTCTGCTCAACCGGCGGATCCCCTGCAAAGGAATCTTGCGGGGCTCCTTCTTCGCACCGGCCGTGACTTCGCTGGTGACGGCGGGTCTGATCTGGCAGTGGATCTTCAGCACCGAGTACGGGATCATCAACTATCTCCTGACCTTGGTTGGGATGCAGCCGCAGCCCTGGTTGACCAGCAATGCTTTGGCCATGCCGTCGGTGATCGTGGCCACTCTTTGGATTCGCAGCGGGTACTGCATGGTGATTTACCTGGCCGGACTGCAAGGCATCCCCAGGGAATATTACGAAGCTGCCGAGATCGACGGCGCCGGGAAGCTTTCCCAGTTCAAATACATTACCTGGCCGCTGCTCGGCTCCACCACCACCTTCTTGCTGGTTATCTGCGTGATTTACGGCTTCATGGCTTTTGACCTGTTATACGTGATGACCGGCGGCGGGCCGGGTTTCTCCACCACCGTGATGGTTCATTACATCTACCAGCAAGCCTTCAGCGTCGGCGAGATGGGTTATGCCACGGCCGCGGCGGTGATCCTGTTTTTGTTGATATTCTCTTTGACCATGTTTCATTTAAGAGAGGATCGGTCCAAATGAACAGCAACAAACATTCAAAAAACTTCTGGATCGCGGTCCTTTTGTGGCTGGCCGCGCTCGTCACCTTATTCCCGTTCTTCTGGATGGGATCGACCGCGCTCAAAGGAGCCCGGGAACTGTTTCTCCGGCCGCCGGTCTTCGTGCCGCACTATCCGGAGTGGTCCAATTTCGCCAAGGTCTTCACTGTCGCGCCCTTTGGCCGGTACTTCATGAATAGCGCCATTGTCGCCGGGCTTTCGGTCATCCTGACCGTCTTCATCAATTTGCTGGCCGGGTACACCTTTGCCAAATACCGTTTCAAAGGCCGCAAGGTACTGCTGCTGATGATCGTGGCCACCATGATGGTGCCCTTTCAGGTGATCATGGTGCCCAATTTCATCATCATCTCCGCCCTGGGCTGGCTCAACAGTTATCTGGGACTGATCATCCCCCGGGCTGCCGAGGCCTTCGGGTTATTCTTGAGCAAACAGTTCATGGACGACATCCCCGACGAGCTGATCGAGGCGGCGCGGATCGACGGCCAGAGCGAATTCCGGATCTTCACCGGGATCATCCTGCCCAATTGCCGGCCGCTCATCGGAGTCCTGGCGACCTTCACCTTCATGTGGCGCTGGAACGATTTCATCTGGCCGCTGATCATCCTGAGCAAGAAAGAGATGTTCACCGTCCAATTGGGGATGAGCAATCTGATCGGCCAGTTCTACGTCGAATGGAACCTGCTGATGGCGGTGGCGCTCCTGTCGGTGCTGCCGGTCCTGGCCATCTTCCTGATGTTCCAGCGCTTCTTCGTGCAAGGAATCACCACCACAGGGATGAAAGGGTAACACATCATGGAGAATCTCAAGGTTCAAGCTTTTTTTAAACAAGGTCGCGGCGCAATAGCAACCAGCATCGAAGGGGAGACGGAAAACGCCGCGATCTTTCATTACACGGTCCATGCTTCGACCGACAGCATCCTGACCAAGATCGTGGCACGGCTCGATCTGCCCGCCGGCCGGGATTTCCGGATCTTCAAGGAAGGGTTCCAGTCTTGGAGCATCTGCCGGAGCTTCGCCGGGACGGAAACGGACTCAAATCGCTTCAGCCCATCGGCTGCCGCGGCCATGACCGAACAAGGACTGGATCCGGAACGGCTCTATTTTCATAAACACGGCTATCTGGCGGCGGGGTCCGATCCGGTTCAGCCCGCTTATCATTGGGCGGCCCTCCGCTATGACGACGGAGCGGTCTGGCTGGCGGGCGCGCTGACTTTTCACCGTTTCATTACCAAGATCGGTTGCGATCCGGCCGGCCGGCAGCTCCTGATCGAATTGGACTGCGACGATATCGCCATCCCGGCCGGCGCGGCGCTCGCCGGCGAGACGCTCTATCTCTACCGGGGGCGCGAGCCCGAAGAAACGGTGGTGGAGCGCTACGCCGGATTGGCGGCGGAGCGGATGAAGGCCGGCTTCGACCGGAGCATTCCGGTGGGCTGGTGCAGTTGGTATGAGTTCTTCACCGCGGTCCGCGGCGAGGACATCTACCGCAATCTGGCGGTACTGCGCGACAAGGCCTATCCGGTGGAAGTCGTGCTGCTGGACGACGGCTACCAGCAGGCCATCGGCGACTGGCTGGCGGTGAACGACAAGTTCGGCAACGACCTGCGGGGCCTGGTCCGCGATACCAGGGCCGCCGGGTTCAAGCCCGGCATCTGGCTGGCCCCTTTCATTGTGAGCGAGCGCTCGGCGCTCTGCCGGGAGCACCCGGATTGGGTCGTCCGGGATGAGCAGGGCCGGAATGAAGTGGTATTATATGGCTGGAATCAGCGGATTTACGGCCTGGACCTCTCCCGGCCCGAGGTCCTGGATTATTTGGTCCGGGTGTTCGCGACCATGGCCCGGGATTGGGGCATGGACTATTTCAAGCTGGATTTCGTCTTCGCCGGCATGGTCAAGGGAAAGCGGGCCTCGGACCGGATGACCGCGGTGGAAGGTTATCGCAACGCCTTGACCCTGATCCGCCGGGCGGTCGGACCGGGCAAGTATCTCCTGGGGTGCGGCGCGCCCACCGGCCCCAGCATCGGCCTGTTCGACGGGATGCGAATCGGCCCGGATGTCGCGCCGCGCTGGTCCGATCCGGATCAGGCGTCGCCGGCGGTCGCCAACGCGCTGCGCAACATCTTGAACCGCAGCTTTTATCATGGTAAGTGGTGGATCAACGATCCCGACT is drawn from Hydrogenispora ethanolica and contains these coding sequences:
- the uxuA gene encoding mannonate dehydratase yields the protein MKMILRWFGEGDDSVALWQIRQIPGVSGIAGALQDIPVGEVWPQERIDALKSQVNQAGLEMEVIESVNIHDDIKLGVASRDQYIENYRQTIRNLGKAGVKVICYNFMPVFDWTRSDLAKPLADGSTVLSYEERLIPKDPLKMMEEIERNANGFSMPGWEPERLKELKLLFEKYAGVDAEKLTANLKYFLEAVIPVCEEADVKMAIHPDDPAWPIFGLPRIVNSRENLMTLVKLVDSPYNGLTLCTGSLGSNPENNVPEIIREFSAMGRIHFAHVRNIKIEGYRNFHEVSHLSSDGSLDMFAIMKALYDTGFQGYIRPDHGRMIWGEKARPGYGLYDRALGVTYLNGLWEALTKMSPR
- a CDS encoding helix-turn-helix transcriptional regulator — translated: MEIFHGYCPDEKVHPRNPLENIFPHFTHIVDRSSTPQWKLAPACHPPHNLILIYDGAAVYGSRDSGIEYQAVPGDLIYFRAGEFRWGNTFPDRLMKCYAVDFFYTCPIWKVGHWEMTEPPLPLETFQRIDDRYVYHQLLTLFKELTNSWTAGRPNRIMECRSLFIEIISLLLLWKSGNGANFVQVQKVDQVIRHMMEHYAENLSLRDLSALVRISPSYLGNIFKKVTGRSPIDYLIEIRLGKAKEMLRDGHPVLEVAAKTGFNDAFYFSKCFKEREGIPPSHFAAGSRLERE
- a CDS encoding LacI family DNA-binding transcriptional regulator encodes the protein MKKISIKDVAKAAGVSITTVSRVLNNSYPVNEQTKQKVLETVDKLNFQPNAIARGLVSKKTHTIGISVPYITNMFFTEVVQGIADQLKRIGYSLILSHTQGDGDEEMKVIQNFLNRQVDGIIIMDPFIESVSPEFYREIHAQIPTVIVNKYFSSDELVFVINDEEQGAYEGTDYLLRLGHRKLVFVSGFDGYASNVKRAGFMKALAHHRIPDEDYLILEGDFTSEGTYRLLRKELKRLKNYSAIFCANDLMAIGAMKALRSQGYQVPQDFSVLGFDNIGISSLFIPGITTVSQNIYDLGRVSGQTIIKLLEGKKVPSRHVLKTSLVIRESCQEVK
- a CDS encoding ABC transporter substrate-binding protein, with the translated sequence MFKKILFFGIIFCMALTGSLEVWGKAPAQVTLNFAYWASASGEDAAFDSLVAKFQKKYPNIVINKQGGPFKDYYTKLETRIAGNDAPDITRIQYQQIGRYASNGVLLNITNKLGKDYNQDFNPALWNAVSYRNAVYAIPHHTDTLAVFYNKTFFDQLGIKAPDKLENAWTWDEFLAVAKRLKKENKAQYGFAVNWIYGNAYRWLPFLYQKGGAVLSPNLKKCVINSPEALDALKTSASFFKEGLVPAGTSVKGTENLNMLFATGVTGMLISGNWVIPYFEQNMTNYSYGVTYMPRGKAMASDLGGNALAVLKKSKHPKEALAFVKFMAEEENMKEFVEKGMFLPVRNSLSGDKMNYAIKPDLMRLFVNQAKTIPNHMAKTISQPSMTKINKVLADELDLVFTQGKDEKEALKTMQSQIERILKEKN
- a CDS encoding carbohydrate ABC transporter permease, whose product is MSTQSARTARTRFNFTPYLFLAPNLILFLTFMFIPIGYAFYISLTQWSLIGSPQWVGLANFVRLLGEREFWISMWNTLYYTVTTVPASMFLGLLGAILLNRRIPCKGILRGSFFAPAVTSLVTAGLIWQWIFSTEYGIINYLLTLVGMQPQPWLTSNALAMPSVIVATLWIRSGYCMVIYLAGLQGIPREYYEAAEIDGAGKLSQFKYITWPLLGSTTTFLLVICVIYGFMAFDLLYVMTGGGPGFSTTVMVHYIYQQAFSVGEMGYATAAAVILFLLIFSLTMFHLREDRSK
- a CDS encoding carbohydrate ABC transporter permease produces the protein MNSNKHSKNFWIAVLLWLAALVTLFPFFWMGSTALKGARELFLRPPVFVPHYPEWSNFAKVFTVAPFGRYFMNSAIVAGLSVILTVFINLLAGYTFAKYRFKGRKVLLLMIVATMMVPFQVIMVPNFIIISALGWLNSYLGLIIPRAAEAFGLFLSKQFMDDIPDELIEAARIDGQSEFRIFTGIILPNCRPLIGVLATFTFMWRWNDFIWPLIILSKKEMFTVQLGMSNLIGQFYVEWNLLMAVALLSVLPVLAIFLMFQRFFVQGITTTGMKG
- a CDS encoding glycoside hydrolase family 36 protein, with translation MENLKVQAFFKQGRGAIATSIEGETENAAIFHYTVHASTDSILTKIVARLDLPAGRDFRIFKEGFQSWSICRSFAGTETDSNRFSPSAAAAMTEQGLDPERLYFHKHGYLAAGSDPVQPAYHWAALRYDDGAVWLAGALTFHRFITKIGCDPAGRQLLIELDCDDIAIPAGAALAGETLYLYRGREPEETVVERYAGLAAERMKAGFDRSIPVGWCSWYEFFTAVRGEDIYRNLAVLRDKAYPVEVVLLDDGYQQAIGDWLAVNDKFGNDLRGLVRDTRAAGFKPGIWLAPFIVSERSALCREHPDWVVRDEQGRNEVVLYGWNQRIYGLDLSRPEVLDYLVRVFATMARDWGMDYFKLDFVFAGMVKGKRASDRMTAVEGYRNALTLIRRAVGPGKYLLGCGAPTGPSIGLFDGMRIGPDVAPRWSDPDQASPAVANALRNILNRSFYHGKWWINDPDCLLVRDSRTELTGDEVLSLATAIKLSGGMLFYGDDLAALAPERERIIAKMGKPLPRPAFPVDFLRQDLSELYLAQLPDRIYLGVFNFSDLPVVKEVALSVLGIPVREYRIADYWEERDLGRTADRFDVPLERHASKLLVLTPEGPA